CGATATGCTCCTGCCAGCGGTCCACCAGCCAGACGTCATTGTCGCCGGCGCGGGCCAGAATGGCGCCATAGACGGAGCCCATGGCCCCGGCGCCGAGAATGGCGATTTTCATCGGTATTTCCTCTCAGGCTTTCTTGTTTATTCCGGCACGGCGATCCGTCGTGACCGCTTGTCCAGCCGAAGATGCAGCGCGAGGCCCGCGCCGGCAAGCGCCAGGCCGATCAGGTCGGTCTTCCAGTCCGGCTCGATCAGCGCCAGCGCGCCGGCTGCGATCAGGATGCGCGGCAACCAGGAAACCGCCCCCCGGCAATGGCCGATGGCGGCGATGGAGATGCCGGCGATGCCGATGGTGGCGGAGACCAGCGCGGTGGCGATGGCGGACGGGTCGCCCTGCAGCGTCAGTTCCGGGTTCATGATGAACAGGAAGGGAATCAGGAACAGGCTGCAGGCCAGAATCATGGCGAAGGCGGCCGTGCCCATGATTGTGCCGCCACTGATCGCCACGGCGGCGAACACGCCGGCCGCAACCGGCGGGGTGATGGCCGACACGCTGGCGAAGAAGTAGAGGAACAGATGGGCGGGCAGCAGATCGAAGCCGAGGTTGATGAGCGGTGCCGCCAGCACCGCCGCCCCCACCGCATAGGCCGCCGGGGTCGGCATGCCCATGCCCAGAATGATGGCGATCACCATGGTCAGCACGAGGGAGAGCAGCACATTGCCCTGGCCGATGCTGACGATCATCTGCGAGAAGGTGACGCCCAACCCGGTCAGATTGATCAGCGAGACGATGATCTGTGCCGCCGCGATGATCATGGCGATGAACACGACGCCGCGCGCCGCGTCATAGAGACCGTCGCGGATCGAGCGCGCCATGCTGGCGCAGCGCTGCAGCGTCGGCTCAAGCGGCGCTGCTTCGGCGACAGGAATCTGCTCCGCATTGGTGCGGATCGTCGGCGCCGGGCGGGCGCGCAGCAGGATGCCGGCCAGCATCATCACGACGATGGCGATGATCGCCCAGAACACGGCCAGCTGGATCGTGTACTGGTTCACGATGAAATAGATCAGGATGCCGATGGGGATGAACAGGCTGGCCATCGGGAACGGCGCGAAGGCCTCGCGCGCGCTGGGGATCAGCTCCGCCGGCAGTGGCTTCAGATCGTATTTCAGCGCATAGAGATAGACGCCGATCAGCAACGCCATGAAGAACAGCAGCGAGGGCACCAGCGCCGCCGTCACCACCTGCAGATAGGCCACGCCCAGCAGCTCCGCCATCAGGAAGGCGCCCGGCCCCATCACCGGCGGCATGATCTGCCCGCCGGTCGAGGCCACCGCCTCGATGGCGCCGGCGAGGTTACGCTTGAAGCCGAGGCGTTTCATCAGCGGGATGGTCAGCACGCCGGTGCTGGTCACATTGGCGACGGTGCTGCCATTCACCATGCCCATGAAGGCGCTGCCGAACACGGCGACCATGCCGGCGCCGCCGCGGATACGCCCGCCGATGCGCATGGCGATCAGGATGAACACCTGACCGGCGCCGCTGCTGTTCAGCAGCGCGCCGAGGATCAGGAACAGCGTGACGACGGTCGCCGAAATCCCCATCAGCGGGCCGAGCAGGCCGTTCTCGCCGAGATAGAAGGCATAGATCAGCCGGTCGATGGACAGGCCGCGATGGCCGAGCGGCCCCGGTATGTAGCCGCCGAAATAGGCGTAGAGATAGAAGGCGAGGATCAGGCCGACGAACAGCCAGCCCAGCGCGCGGCGCACGCCCTCCAGCACCAGCAGCAGCAAGGTTACGCCGAAGATTTTCTCAAGGGTTTCGTCGGTGAACCAGGTGCTCTCGACGATGATGTCGTAGTTCCAGACGATATAGCCCAGCACCACGACGCTGAGGATGGCCAGGATCAGGTCGCCGAAGCGGTGCAGGGACGAATCGCGCCGCGCCCCCGGATAGAGCAGGAAAACCAGCGCCAGCGCGCCGCCCAGATGGATTGCGCGCTGCTGGTAGTTCGGCAGGGTGCCGATGCCGGCTGTTACCACATGGAACAGAATCCAGAGGATCGCCACACTCATCAGGGCGAGTCCGATAATACCGCCATAGCTGCGGTAGGCGCTTTCTCTCTCTTCTGGTTCCATCGTCCGGTCGAACTGGTCAGCGTGATGAAAAAAGGGACCGCCGGCGCGGAACGCCGGCGGTCAAGTTTGGGTTGGACGGGAAACGGCGTTACTTCGCCATCAGCCGGTCGGGCACCGCGATGCCCTTTTCCTTGTAGAAGCGCGCGACGCCCGGATGCAGCGGGGCGACCGAGGCTTCCAGCGTCAGCTCTTGCGGGTTGGCGCGGTCGGCGGCGGGATAGCCGGCCTTCGCGGCGGCCATGCCGTCGGCGGAGAAGACGCGCTTGGCGATCTCATAGGCCACGGCCTCCGGCAGCGCGCCGGTAGTGTTGATGCCGATGGCGGTCTGCACCGTCACCAGCTCCGCCGGCTGGTCGCCGTAATTCTCGCCGGGCTTGCCCTTCGCCACGCTGAAATACGGGAACTCGGCGGCGATCTTCTTTGCCTGGTCGTCGGTCATCGGCAGCAGCTTGATCGGCCGCGAGGCATGCGCCTGCTGAATGTAGCCATCGGGGTGCAGGCCGGCCTTCATGAAGCCGACGATGCGGCGGTTCTGGTAGGCGTCCAGCGCGTCGGAACCGCCGGCGCGATGCAGCTCGGCATTGATGCCCAGCAGCTGCAGGATGGCTTCCGCCTGCTTCTCGGTGGCCGAGCCGCGGCCACCCGGATTGAACTGCTTGCCGGCCAGGTCGGTCAGGCTGTTGATGCCGGAATCGGCGGAGACCACCCAGTTGGCCGGCAGCGGCGCGAAGTAGTAGAGCGTGCGCAGCTTGCCGCCATCCTTGCCCTTCATGGTGGCGAAATCGCTGGAGGTGACGGCGATGCCCATATCGACCTCGCCGCGCATCAGCGCCGTGGTGGAGGCCGAGGCGCCGCCCAGCTCCTGCACGCTGATATTCACGCCCGGCACTGCCTTGTTCCAGTCGGACACGACGGCGACCTGATAGGCGTAGAAGGCGGAATTGCCGTGCGTGGCGCCCATGGCCAGGCGCTGCTGCGCGCTGGCGGCACCGGCTGTCAGGCCCAGCGCCACGGCAACACCCAGAACGGACGCAAGGCGACCGTGAATCCCTGTGATCTTCATTCTATTCCCCCCAAGAGACAGGCTGTTGCGCAACCCGTTGCCGTGTTTGCCGGCCTGTCCGATCGTTTCGGATTGATGCCGTTCCGCCCGCTTCGGGGTCAGAACGTATGATCGCGGCAACATAGTCATCTTTTCGGCAGGGTGAAATATTTTTCTGTCATTGGAAAAACACTCTCCGGGTAATAATGTTTCGTGTCGTGCTGTGGAAGGCTGAAATCTGGATTTTCCGGCATCGGCAATGTCATAGTCCGGGCATCAAGAAGGGAGGCGGGCGCTGCAAGCCTGCCCCATGGCCCCATGGCTCTATGAAGCGTGAGGGCGGAACAGGGTTTCGAGAGAGGGGACGCATGGCCGGTCAGGATGCCGTGAAGACGGCGGCGCGCACGCTGGATCTGCTGGAAGCATTCGCCAAGGCGCGCGGCCCGTTGTCACTGACGGAGATCGCCCAGCGCATCAACACGCCGATCAGCAGCTGCCATTCGCTGGTCCGCACGCTGCAGGCGCGCGGCTATGTCTATGTGCTGGACAATCGCAAGCGGGTCTATCCGACCAAGCGGCTGCTGGCGGTCGCCAACGCCATCGCGCGGCACGATCCGCTGCTGGAGAAGCTGGCGCCGATCCTGGAGGAGCTGCGCCGCGACACCGGCGAGACCGTGCTGCTGGGCAAGCGGCAGGACGATCATGTGACCTATCTGGAGGTGATCGAGGGCACGCATATCGTGCGCTACACCTCCAGCCCCGGCGACACCAAACCGCTGCATTCCAGCACCATCGGCAAGGCGACGCTTGGCCTGATGGACCCGGCCGAACGGGCGGCACTGGTCGCCCGCATCGCGATGCCGCGCGTGACCCCCAATACCGTGACCGACCGCGACGCCCTGCTGGCGGAGATCGACCGCTCCGCCGCGCGCGGCTGGTACGAGACGCGCGGCGAGAACATCGCCGACGTCATGGCGATCTCGGTCTCCTTCCGCATTCTCGATGAAGGGCTGGGCGTGGCGCTGGCCGGCCCGATCTCCCGCATGACCGAGAATTTCGACGCCTATCTCGCCCGGCTGAAGCAGGCCCAGGCCGCCTTCGAGGCGCTGAACGCGTCGTTCGAGGGACGGTAGGGTAGCCTCTCCCCTCTTGCATATTTCGAAATGACGAAATAGTTTTCGGAATATCGAAAATCAGAAACGCAAGAAACCTTCGGAGGAGGCCTGCCGTGGCTCAACTCGACATTCGCAAGATCGCCGGCGCCTGCGGTGCGGAAATCCTCGGCATCGACCTGTCCGTCGCCCTCGACGCCGAAACCGTGGCGGCGCTGCGCCAGGCCTTCCTCGACCATCAGGTGATCTTCTTCCGCGACCAGGACCTCTCCTCGGCGCGATTCCTGGAAACGGCGAAGCTGTTCGGCCAGCCGGTTGAATATCCCTTCGTGAAGGGGCTGGACGGGTTCCCGGAGATCATCCAGGTCGCCAAGCTGGAGCATGAGACCAGCAATTTCGGCGGCATCTGGCATTCCGACACGGTCTATCTGGAGCGCCCGCCGATGGGCACCATGCTGATCGCGCGCGAGGTCCCGCCCTATGGTGGTGACACGCTGTTCGCCAACCAGTACATGGCCTATGAGGTGCTGTCGGACGGCATGAAGGCGCTGCTGGACGGGCTGGTGGCGATCAACAGCTCGGCCAAGGCGGATGTCACCAAGACCCGCGAGGACCGCATCAAGGACAGCGGCTCCAAGGAGGCCGGCAAGACCTACCTGTCGGAACACCCGGCGGTGCGCACCCATCCGGAGACCGGGCGCAAGGCGCTCTATGTGAACACCGCCCATACCGTCGCCTTCAAGGGCATGACGGAGGAGGAGAGCGCGCCGATCCTGGGCTATCTGTTCCGGCATCAGGTGAAGCCGGAATTCACCTGCCGGTTCTCCTGGCGGCCGGGCTCCATCGCCTTCTGGGACAATCGCTGCGTGCAGCACAATCCGGTGAACGATTATCACGGCTTCCGCCGCATCATGAACCGCATCACCCTGGCCGGCGATACGCCGGCATAGGCTCCGCTTTCGCCGGGCCTCTCTGCAAGCGTCCTTGAGGCCGCCCTGTGCGCTGCTATGTTAGAGAATAGCGTGCAAGATGGTGTGCGGGGCGCAGGACAGGCGAACATGCAGCAGGCGAAAGACCGACGCGATAACCGGACTCCCGCATGGTGATCGCCAGTCTGGATAGCCGGAGCAGCCATCGCGCGCTGCGCCGGGCGGCGGTCCGCGAGGCCGGAATCGGCTGCCTTGCCGGCCTGCTGCTGGTGCTGCTTCTGGAATGGTCTTTCTCGGACGTCGCGTTACAGAACCAGAAGGCGAATGCGCGCGAAGCGGTGAACGAACTACGCGCCGACATCCAGCAGGTTCTGAGCCGCGACGTCCAGCTGATGCGCGGCGTCGTCGGCTATGTCCGCGCCGCGCCGGACCTGACGCAGGAAGAGTTCGAACTGCTGGCCGAGGATATCCTGGAAGGCGCCGCCGACCATGTGCGCAACATGGCGCTCGCCCGGAATCTCAAGATCAGCCACATGTACCCCATTGCCGGGAACGAGGCGGCCGTCGGGCTCGATTACCGCCTCGTCGCGCCGCAATGGCCGGCGGTCGAGAGGGCGATCCGGGAGCGGCAGACCATCATTGCCGGCCCTGTCAATCTGGCGCAGGGCGGGGTCGGTCTGATCGCGCGCTTCCCGGTCTTCCTGCGCGAGGGTAAGGAGGAGAATGGCGATCTGTGGGGCATCGCCTCGACGGTGATCGATTTCGAAAGCCTGCTGGAGCGGGTCGATTATGCCGGTTATGCGGAATCCTACCGGCTGGCGCTTGTCGGCCAGGATGGCGATGCGTCGAATGACACGATCATCTGGGGCGACAGCGATATCCGGCTCTACGATCCGGTCGCGCTGGCAATCGTCATCCCCGAGGGCAGCTGGCTGATTCTGGCGGCACCGCGCGACGGATGGCCGGTCCTGACTCCTTATTTTCCTTATTTCCTGGCGGTTGGGCTGCTGACTGTCCTTGCGGCCATACTGTCCGCCCTGGTGCGCTATCGGCTGGCCGTGGAGCGCGGCCGTGCCGAACGCGAACTGCTGGAGGCGATGCGGCGGGCCGAAATGGCCAATGCGGCGAAATCCGACTTCCTGGCCAATATGAGCCACGAGCTGCGTACGCCGCTGAACGCGGTAATCGGCTTCAGCGCGCTGCTGGAATCCGCGCCGCCGGGCAGCAAATTATGGGACAAGGCGCCGGAATATGTTGGCGATATCCGCCGAAGCGGCGAGTTCCTGCTGTCGCTGATCAACGATATTCTGGACCTGACACGGATTGAGCGGGGCCACCCGGATCTGACCATCGAGCGGTTCGACGCCGTGCCGCTGGTCCGCCGCTGCCTCCTGCAGTTCGATGCGCAGTATGCGGCGGCGGGTATGATCCTCGCGGACAGGATCGGCACGGACCCGGTATGGGTCAGGGCGGACCGGCGCGCGCTGCAGCAGATAGTGTCCAACCTTCTGTCCAATGCGCTGAAATATGCTGGCCGGGGTGCCACGGTTTCCGTCGCCATTGCGCCGCCGAAAGCCAGGGAAGTCACTGTCACGGTCAGCGATACCGGCCCCGGCATCCCGTCGGACGCGGTCGACCGCATCATGGAGCCGTTTGTGCAGCTTGCCCCGCCCACCGCGCGCGCCGCCGGCGGTGTCGGGCTGGGGCTGTCGATCTGCAAATCGCTGTCCGCCGCGATGAATGGCCGGTTCGCCATCGTCAGCGCGCCCGGTACGGGCATGACGGCCAGCCTCACGCTGCCGGCGGGATAAGCACCCTGCCTTGACTTTGCCGGGGGGAAGGGCGATCTAATGGATATGAACCAGATCGCCCGATACAGCCTGTCCGCACCGCGCAGCAAGCGCTTGGTCGCAGGAGTCTAACCCCAGGTTCGGGCATCACGCGCCCCCGGGTCTGGGGGCATTACGATTTATACTATGGGATGTTCGCTGCATGCGCTGGCATGCGGCCAATCACATCCGGTCCGTTGGGCGCGACTTTCATACCGCATCGTTGTTACGGCCATCGAAGGCCACTGTCTCCCCAGCCGGAGACGAAGGAGGATTCATGTCGATTTCCGTAAAGAAGCGCCGCAAGCCGGCCATCGCCATCGGTATCGAGGCGCACCGCCGCCTGACCGACCTGGCCATGGCGTTCGAGGATCGCATGCCGGAGATCGCCGATGCCCTGCTCCAGGAGCTGGATCGTGCCCGGCTGGTGCCGGATGCGAAGCTGCCCGACAAGACGGTGCGGCTGGGCAGCACGGTAGAATTCGCCACCAATGGCGATCAGTCGCGCCGCATCACGCTGGTCATGCCCGCCGAGGCGGATATCGCGCAGGGCCGGATTTCCATCGCCACCCCCATCGGCGTGGCGCTGATTGGCCTGTCGGAAGGGCAGTCGATGACGGCGCATGCGCGCGACGGGCGGGAAAATCTGCTGAGCGTGCTGAAGGTGACGGCGCCGCAAATGGCCAGCGCCGGGTAGAGTTCAGCTCAGCGCAGTGTGGCGACCGCTGTTCCCAGCGGTGTGCCGGCATCCGCGGTCGGGATGCAGTATTGCCCGGCCTGCTTCAGCCTGTCGCAAATGGTGCGGGCCTCGCCGGGCGTGAGGGCGGATGCCTGCAGTCGCAGCATCCGGCCGCGCCCGCTGCCCAGATCGACTTCCAGAATCATTGGCACCAGCGTGCCCAGCTCGTTCGGATAGCGCCGCTGCAGGATGCGCCAGCCATCGCGCGCATTCTCGATGCTGCGGTAGGAGGCGAGATGTACCGCCGCCGTCAGCGCCGCCGGCGCGGCCGGTTGTTGGGCGGTCGGTTGCTGCGTGGCCGGTTGCTGCATGGTCGGTTGCTGGGCGGGCCGCTGCGGTTGGGCTTGCGGCTGGGGCAGTGCCGGAGTCGGCGACAGGGAGAGGCGCAGGCTGCCGGGATCGGCCAAGGGTCCTGAGGGCGGCCCCGAGGGCGGCCCGGATGGCGGCCCGGATGTTGGGGCGGCCAAGGGGGTGCCCAGAGACGCACTCGGCCGGATCGGCGTCGCCATGGTCAGTGTGGTTTCGGCGGACCGGTCAGGACGGCCATCAGCCGGGGGGGCAGAAGATGCGCCTGGGCGCGATGTGACCGCCTTGGCCACCGGTGCCTCTTCCGATCGGGCGGCCACCGCCCCCTCCATCTGCGCCAGCAGGGCGCGGATGTCGCCATCGATCCGTGTCAGCCGGCTGATCGCCGGCTCGGCGGCCTGGAACTGCTTTTGCAGCCCGGTGATCCGGCTGTCCAGCTCCTCCAGCCGCGCCAGGATTGCATCGACGCCCGGCATGGCGCCCGGCATAGCCCCCGGCGCCATCTGTGCGCTGTAGGCGCTGCCGGAGCCCAGGGTGGGAACGCCGGCATCGTTCGGCGCGGTGGCGGTTGATTGCATTGCCGGGGCGTCCGCCGGCAGGCGGGGCGGGGCCAGGAATCCGGTACGCGCGCTGCCGCATCCGGCAAGGCTGACAGCCAAACCGGCTGCCACGCAGGCAGTCAGGATCGGTCGGTTGTTGGATCGCCCAGCCATGGCCCCGGATTCATCAGCGAAACATACTGAATATAGTAGCCTGTCAGCGTATGGCACACAACGAGTATCCAGTTTCAGAAAAATAATGGTAAATTTTATATAATATTGCCTACGCCTGGTTTTCTGGCATATTAGGTGGGTTACATAGGCAAATACCCCAGAAGGGGGGCGCCCTGACCTTGATAGGCAGGCGTTGTGGAGGAGGTAGAAAACATGAAACGGCTAATCAAATTCGGCCTGGCCCTGGCGGCTCTGGCCTTCGTCGTCCCAGGTTTCGTCATGCAGGCCGCGCAGGCACAGACGACCGAGACTTTCACGGCGACGGCCACGGTGGCCAGCAGCCTGACCATCACCGAAAACACGCCGCTCAGCTTCGGCAGCCTGGTGGTTATCCAGGACGGCACCAACGCTGCGGAGGCTACCCTGACTGCCGCGGGCACCTTTACGACCACGACGCCGACCGGTACGGAAAATCTGGTGCAGACCGGCACTCCGACGCCCGGCAATTTCACCGTCGATACCGGCGTCACCAGCTTCGTGAATGTGGAGGTTACCTTCCCGGCCACCGCCACGCTGACCAATGGCGCCGCCCCTCCGGGTAACGGCACCTTCACGGTGGATACTTTCCAGATCGCCGCGCCGTCCGCCGGCACCTTCACCGGCACCACGGCCACGGTGGGTGCGTGCAACACGGCGATCGCGGGCGGTGGCGACTGCCAGTTCACCACTGGCGCTGCCGGCACGCTGACCTTCCCGATGGGCGCAACGATCACCGTCGGTTCGGCGACCGCCACCTTCATCGATGGCACCTACACCGGCACCTACGACATCACGGCCGCCTTCTTCTAAGGCCGTTCGTTCGCTTGAGATGACCAGCAGAATGGCCGCCATTGCCTTCACCGGGGCGATGGCGGCCTTCGCCTGTCCGGTTATCTGTCCGGCGCCTGCCACTGCGCAGACCGTGCAGGAGATGGAGCCGCTGGTCTTCGGCACCTTCGTCGTGCCGTCGAACGCGGCGGTCAGCACGCTGACTATACCGCTGAGCGGGTCGGTTTCGACGACCGGCAGCATCATCGCCCTGACCCAGGGCATGCCCGGCCGCTATCGTGTTGGCGGCCTGCCGGGCAGCGCCATCGTCGATATCGACGTGAACGCCGCCCCGCTGTTCGGTGCGGCGGTACCGGCCAGCCAGTTCTTCCAGATCACGGCGTTCGACCATCCGCCGACTGTCATCACCAATGCCGGTGGCACGGCGACTTTCCGGCTGGGGGCGACATTGTCCACCTCGGGCAGCGGCGTTCCCTACACCGAAAGCACCTATACCGGCACCATCGACATCACGGTAACGCTGCAATAGAGGGCGGCCCGGCCATGCGTGGATTATCCTTCCTGCTTTTCGTCTTGCTGGCCCCGGTGCTGCTGGGGGCGGCACCGGCTTCCGCCGACCTGCTGATCACCCCGAAGCGGCTGGTGCTGGACGCGCAGAGCCGCGACGGCAGCTTCCGGCTGGTGAATACCAGCGACCGGGCGCAGAGCTACGAGTTGATCTGGCAGCAGCTGCGCATGAATGAGATGGGCGGCCTGGACGATCAGGGCGAGAACGCCGCCGGCGCCGCCAGCCGTCTGCTCACCCTGGCGCCGACGCGGGTGACGCTGCAGCCGGGCGAGCGCCAGACCGTGCGGCTGATTCCCCGGCTGCCGGAAGGACTGCCGGAGGGCGAGTATATGTCGCACCTGCTGTTCCGCCCGGTGACACCGCCGCCGCCCGGATCGGCGACCGGGCAGGGCGCGGCGATGCAGCTTGCCGTGCGCGTCGGCTTCTCCATTCCGGTGATCCTGCGGCATGGCGATCTCGCCGCCCGCGCCGCCATCCGTCCCATCGGCATCGATGCCGGCGGGGTGACGGTGGAGATGCAGCGCGAAGGCACGGCCAGCCTGTTCGGCAATATGTCGGTCTTCTGGGGGCAGCCGGGCAAGGACGGGGTCCAGGTCGGCCGGCTGGACAGCGTCGCCATCTATGCCAACCTCACGCGGCGGACGGTAACCGTGCCGTTCGATCCGGCCAGTGGCGTGACGGTGGGGGCAGGCCTGCTGATGGTTCGCTATATCGATCCGGCGAGCAACGCGGTGCTGGCCGAATCGACCGTCCGGCTGGAATGACCGGGCAATGCGGGGGCAGGCCGGATATGGGAGGATTGGCGGCGGGGTAATCCTCGCCGCGCTGCTGTCTGTCTCCGGTTCTGCAATTGCCAATACCGCCGACCCGATGCAGCGGCTGCTGCGCGACTTCTACCAGCGTGTGGCCCCGGTCTATGGTGCGCCGGAAGCACTGCCCCAGGCCGCACCTCAAGCCGCGCCACAAGCTTCGCCGCGCCTGCCGCAGGCGGCTCCTTCCTTGCCGCCGCTACCGGCAGACCCTGCGCGGGCGGCCCGGCCTTCCTCCGGCAGTACCAGCCGGGTGCCGGACGGCACGGCGCTGCTGCTGACCGTGCGCATCGACCGCGAAAAACTGGTCGAACCGCTGATGGTGATTGCCGAGGGCGGCGGTTTCCGTGTCCCGCTGGATTCCTTCGTGCAGGCCTTCGAATTCCCGATCCTGGTCGATGCCGCGCAAGGCCGGGCCGAGGGCTGGTTCATCAATCCCGACAAGGATTTCCGGCTCGATCTCGCCGCCGGCACCGTCACCAGCCGGGGCGAGACGCGGGCACTGCGCGAGGGCGAGGTGGTGCAGCGCGACGGTAGCCTGCTGATCGGCGACTGGGTGCTGAAGGACTGGTTCGGGCTGGAGGCGACGGCCAATCTCGCCGATCTGGAACTGCGCATTGAATCGGAGCAACTGCTGCCGTTCCAGCAGCGCCAGCGGCGCGAGCGGCGCTTTGTCCAGAGCCAGGGCACGGTAGCACCAACCGCTTCCCTGCCGCCGCCACCCGAGGGGCCGCCGCTGGTCGGCCCGCCGGTGGTCGATCTGCTGGCCTCCGGGCAGATGACCGGCGGCAACAATCAGGAAACCCGGCTGGGCGGCAATTATGCGGCCACGGTCGGCGCGGGGCTGCTGGGCGGCGCCTTCGCCGCCTATCTGTCGGGCACGGAGGATGATCCGCTGTCTTCCGCCCGCGCCAACCTGTCCTATTACGACCCGGACGGGCTGGATGGTCTCGGCCTCGTGACGCAGGCGCGGTTCGGCGATATCTCCGGCTTTTCCACCACGTTGCTGGCGCCCAGCGCCAGCGGGCAGGGCGTCTATCTCAGCAATCTGCCGGTCGGCGCGCAGCTGCGCAGCGATGCCACCACGATCAGCGGCGACGCCCTGCCGGGCTACGATGTCGAGCTGTATCGCGAGGAGCAGCTGGTCGGCTATCAGCGGGTCGGCGATGACGGGCAGTATCTCTTCGAGAATGTCGAGCTGTTCGCCGGCGAGAACCGTTTCCGGATCGTGCGCTATGGCCCGCAGGGTCAGATCGAGGAGGAAATCCGCACGGTCAGCGCTGGCGGCGAGATCGGCGGCGTGCCGCTGACCTACCAGTTCGCCGCCTCGATGATCGATGACGGGCCGGATGAGGGCGGGCTGCAATCCAGCCTGGCCACGCGGCTGTCGGTCGGCGACGGGATCGCCGTGCTGGCCAGTACGGGCACCACGGAATTCCGTGGCGAGCGGATCAGCGATGCGCTGCTCGGCACGCAATACCGCATCGGCACCTTCCTGGCGGAGGGGCTGGTGGGGCGTGACACGCGGGGGCAGACCCTCGGCAGGGCCGCCGTGCAGACACGCATCGGCGCGGATTCGCTGCGCTTCAGCCACGAGGTGCGGCCGGAATCGGTGAGTGCCGATATCGGCACCCGCCGCCGGACCGAGCTGTCCCTCACCGGATCGGTCAAGGGCCCGGTGCTGGGTCTGCCCTATCTGCGCTATACGGTGGGCGCGGAGGAGATCAGCGATTCGACGCTGGAGTCGGCGCAGTCGCTGACCGGCAAGCTGGGCACCCAGATCGGCCGCTTCACGCTGAACAACGATCTGCTGTGGACGCGCAGCACGGAGCGCGATACCGACCTGCGCGCCGGCCGCGAGGGCACCAGCCTGAATGCGGTCCATCAGGCCAGCTTTCCGATTGGCCCGCTGC
This portion of the Oceanibaculum nanhaiense genome encodes:
- a CDS encoding TRAP transporter permease, translating into MSVAILWILFHVVTAGIGTLPNYQQRAIHLGGALALVFLLYPGARRDSSLHRFGDLILAILSVVVLGYIVWNYDIIVESTWFTDETLEKIFGVTLLLLVLEGVRRALGWLFVGLILAFYLYAYFGGYIPGPLGHRGLSIDRLIYAFYLGENGLLGPLMGISATVVTLFLILGALLNSSGAGQVFILIAMRIGGRIRGGAGMVAVFGSAFMGMVNGSTVANVTSTGVLTIPLMKRLGFKRNLAGAIEAVASTGGQIMPPVMGPGAFLMAELLGVAYLQVVTAALVPSLLFFMALLIGVYLYALKYDLKPLPAELIPSAREAFAPFPMASLFIPIGILIYFIVNQYTIQLAVFWAIIAIVVMMLAGILLRARPAPTIRTNAEQIPVAEAAPLEPTLQRCASMARSIRDGLYDAARGVVFIAMIIAAAQIIVSLINLTGLGVTFSQMIVSIGQGNVLLSLVLTMVIAIILGMGMPTPAAYAVGAAVLAAPLINLGFDLLPAHLFLYFFASVSAITPPVAAGVFAAVAISGGTIMGTAAFAMILACSLFLIPFLFIMNPELTLQGDPSAIATALVSATIGIAGISIAAIGHCRGAVSWLPRILIAAGALALIEPDWKTDLIGLALAGAGLALHLRLDKRSRRIAVPE
- a CDS encoding TAXI family TRAP transporter solute-binding subunit — its product is MKITGIHGRLASVLGVAVALGLTAGAASAQQRLAMGATHGNSAFYAYQVAVVSDWNKAVPGVNISVQELGGASASTTALMRGEVDMGIAVTSSDFATMKGKDGGKLRTLYYFAPLPANWVVSADSGINSLTDLAGKQFNPGGRGSATEKQAEAILQLLGINAELHRAGGSDALDAYQNRRIVGFMKAGLHPDGYIQQAHASRPIKLLPMTDDQAKKIAAEFPYFSVAKGKPGENYGDQPAELVTVQTAIGINTTGALPEAVAYEIAKRVFSADGMAAAKAGYPAADRANPQELTLEASVAPLHPGVARFYKEKGIAVPDRLMAK
- a CDS encoding IclR family transcriptional regulator, with the translated sequence MAGQDAVKTAARTLDLLEAFAKARGPLSLTEIAQRINTPISSCHSLVRTLQARGYVYVLDNRKRVYPTKRLLAVANAIARHDPLLEKLAPILEELRRDTGETVLLGKRQDDHVTYLEVIEGTHIVRYTSSPGDTKPLHSSTIGKATLGLMDPAERAALVARIAMPRVTPNTVTDRDALLAEIDRSAARGWYETRGENIADVMAISVSFRILDEGLGVALAGPISRMTENFDAYLARLKQAQAAFEALNASFEGR
- a CDS encoding TauD/TfdA dioxygenase family protein, encoding MAQLDIRKIAGACGAEILGIDLSVALDAETVAALRQAFLDHQVIFFRDQDLSSARFLETAKLFGQPVEYPFVKGLDGFPEIIQVAKLEHETSNFGGIWHSDTVYLERPPMGTMLIAREVPPYGGDTLFANQYMAYEVLSDGMKALLDGLVAINSSAKADVTKTREDRIKDSGSKEAGKTYLSEHPAVRTHPETGRKALYVNTAHTVAFKGMTEEESAPILGYLFRHQVKPEFTCRFSWRPGSIAFWDNRCVQHNPVNDYHGFRRIMNRITLAGDTPA
- a CDS encoding sensor histidine kinase — translated: MVIASLDSRSSHRALRRAAVREAGIGCLAGLLLVLLLEWSFSDVALQNQKANAREAVNELRADIQQVLSRDVQLMRGVVGYVRAAPDLTQEEFELLAEDILEGAADHVRNMALARNLKISHMYPIAGNEAAVGLDYRLVAPQWPAVERAIRERQTIIAGPVNLAQGGVGLIARFPVFLREGKEENGDLWGIASTVIDFESLLERVDYAGYAESYRLALVGQDGDASNDTIIWGDSDIRLYDPVALAIVIPEGSWLILAAPRDGWPVLTPYFPYFLAVGLLTVLAAILSALVRYRLAVERGRAERELLEAMRRAEMANAAKSDFLANMSHELRTPLNAVIGFSALLESAPPGSKLWDKAPEYVGDIRRSGEFLLSLINDILDLTRIERGHPDLTIERFDAVPLVRRCLLQFDAQYAAAGMILADRIGTDPVWVRADRRALQQIVSNLLSNALKYAGRGATVSVAIAPPKAREVTVTVSDTGPGIPSDAVDRIMEPFVQLAPPTARAAGGVGLGLSICKSLSAAMNGRFAIVSAPGTGMTASLTLPAG
- the rnk gene encoding nucleoside diphosphate kinase regulator, whose amino-acid sequence is MSISVKKRRKPAIAIGIEAHRRLTDLAMAFEDRMPEIADALLQELDRARLVPDAKLPDKTVRLGSTVEFATNGDQSRRITLVMPAEADIAQGRISIATPIGVALIGLSEGQSMTAHARDGRENLLSVLKVTAPQMASAG
- a CDS encoding DUF4402 domain-containing protein, with product MKRLIKFGLALAALAFVVPGFVMQAAQAQTTETFTATATVASSLTITENTPLSFGSLVVIQDGTNAAEATLTAAGTFTTTTPTGTENLVQTGTPTPGNFTVDTGVTSFVNVEVTFPATATLTNGAAPPGNGTFTVDTFQIAAPSAGTFTGTTATVGACNTAIAGGGDCQFTTGAAGTLTFPMGATITVGSATATFIDGTYTGTYDITAAFF
- a CDS encoding DUF4402 domain-containing protein, whose amino-acid sequence is MTSRMAAIAFTGAMAAFACPVICPAPATAQTVQEMEPLVFGTFVVPSNAAVSTLTIPLSGSVSTTGSIIALTQGMPGRYRVGGLPGSAIVDIDVNAAPLFGAAVPASQFFQITAFDHPPTVITNAGGTATFRLGATLSTSGSGVPYTESTYTGTIDITVTLQ